The proteins below come from a single Sphaerochaeta sp. genomic window:
- the acpS gene encoding holo-ACP synthase, with translation MIEGIGIDVVNIDRMAKLSSGALSRLFHSDELATALSISSGVSSARNQYLAGRYAAKEALGKALGCGLLGLSPVDINTANDANGRPYITVYGEVKHMVGEKKILLSISHDNPVAIAVVLLQDGSDGPQ, from the coding sequence ATGATTGAGGGAATCGGTATTGATGTGGTGAACATCGACCGGATGGCCAAGCTGTCCAGCGGGGCGCTCTCCCGGCTGTTCCATTCGGATGAATTGGCTACGGCACTCTCCATCTCGTCCGGGGTGTCCTCGGCGCGTAACCAGTACCTTGCCGGGCGGTACGCCGCCAAGGAAGCGTTGGGAAAGGCGTTGGGATGTGGCTTGCTCGGCCTCTCTCCGGTGGATATCAACACGGCCAATGACGCCAACGGAAGACCGTACATCACCGTGTACGGGGAAGTGAAACACATGGTAGGGGAAAAGAAGATTCTTCTTTCCATCTCCCACGACAATCCGGTGGCCATCGCCGTTGTCCTGCTCCAGGACGGCTCTGATGGCCCGCAGTGA